CTTCACAAGCAACAAACTAATTTTAGATTTTTAGATTTTAGATTTTGAAGTGAGAATAAAAAACCTTCAATTCACAAATCGAAATCTAAGATTTTATTGAATATCAGCAACAAGGAAGTAAAAAAACATGACCCCAGAACTCAAAGAGAAAATTGATAACTTGCTACAAGAAAACAAAATTATGGTTTTCATGAAGGGAAACAAGTTAATGCCTCAATGTGGTTTCTCTAACAATGTTGTCCAGATTCTCAATACCTTGGGAGTTCCTTTTGAGACAGTTGACGTTCTCTCCGATAATGAAATTCGTCAAGGCATCAAAGAATATTCTGAGTGGCCAACAATTCCCCAAGTATATATTAATGGTCAATTTATCGGCGGTTCTGATATTTTGATTGAAATGTATCAAAAAGGAGAATTACAGCAACTAGTGGAAGTAGCACTAGCTTCCTAAATTTAATTTTGTGATACTTTTATGGCTCGTGGGAATGGAAAAAATTCCATTTTCATGAGCTTTTTTGGGGATTAAAATTTGATGATAATATCCAATTCTTTTTTTCTAGCGACCATAAACAAACGGCAAGCATTATAGACATTAACAACAAAGCCGATACAACACGAAAGGTAATCTGTGTACCAAAAACTAACGCCTCAATCGGTGCATTGGTCACATCCATAGTCGAACTTAGTTTAGCACTGGTGAGTGTTATAAAAGAAAATACAGCCCCTACTAACGGTACACCTGCTGTTTGTCCTAATATCCGCGATAAAGATAACAAACCTGAAGCAATACCTAAACTCTCTTTTGGTGCAGCCCCCATAATGGCGCTATTATTGGGAGATTGAAACATTCCCACCCCTAAGCCATAGGGGACAATGCCTATAATATAACTGACTACAGATAATTCAGTATCAAAGGTGCTAACTACTAAGCACCCAATCGCCATCAATAATAATCCAATTAAGCTAATAATCCGCGAGCCATACCTATCAGAAAGAATTCCAGCAATCGGTGCTGTCAAAACAATTATAATTGGCGGTACTGCTAACAATAAACCTGCTTCTTCAGTGGGATATTGTTTAACCAATTTCAGGAAAAAAGGTAGTATAAAGATGACTCCCGCCATCACGAAGTTACCTGAAAACCGCAGTGCTAAACCAAGACTAAACTCTAAAGATTTAAATATCTTCAAGTCTAACATTGGCTGTAATAAATGGGCTTCTGCTACTAAAAACCCTGCCAAACTGAGCATGGATACAATCAGCAAAATTAATGCTGTACTAGAACCAAATCCTTCACTTTGTAATGAAGTGATGCCAAGTGTAAAACAAGTTAAAGTTATGGTGAGAATTAATGTCCCAATGATGTCAAAGCTTTGTTTTGTTATATCAACAGCAGAAGATGGAACAAGATAAGCCACAATTAAACAGGCAATAATCCCAATCGGCACGTTAATTAAAAATATTAAAGGCCAGTCTCCTAAAGTAATTAGCAGTCCTCCTATTGTCGGACCTAGCATAATTCCCAGTCCAAAAACTCCGGCTCTAATACCTAAGCCAAGTCCTCGCTCTTCTGCTGGAAATACTTCTACAATCATCGCTGTTCCCAGTCCTGAGATAAACGCTGCCCCTAATCCTTGCAGTGCGCGAAAAGCTATTAAAAAACCTACATTTGGTGCAAGTCCGCACAAGAGAGAACTGAGAGTAAACACTATTAGTCCGGTAATGTAAAGCCGTTTCTTGCTCCACATATCCCCTAATTTGGCCGCACTGAGGACAAAAATAGCGATCGCTAACAGATAACTTAACACCACCCATTGAATGGTCGCAAAGCTTGTGTGGAGTGATTCCACCATAATTGGTAAGGCCAGGTTGACTATGTAGACATCCAAGGCAAAAATGAACACACCAATACTAATACCCAGTGTAGCCCACCATTTTCCCGATGCTTTTGTTGCTTCTCCTGTATTTTTAGATTGTTCTGCCTGGGTTTCTGAAATTAATACCATGTCCTCTAGTTAACTAAATTACTTATTAACCTGAAATCATCTTACTCATAAGTTGCTTAATAGTACAACGTTCGATAATTTCTGGTAGTTCCTTTTCAATATGGATTGGTGTGCCTCTTTTAGAAATTTCT
This sequence is a window from Anabaena sphaerica FACHB-251. Protein-coding genes within it:
- the grxD gene encoding Grx4 family monothiol glutaredoxin — its product is MTPELKEKIDNLLQENKIMVFMKGNKLMPQCGFSNNVVQILNTLGVPFETVDVLSDNEIRQGIKEYSEWPTIPQVYINGQFIGGSDILIEMYQKGELQQLVEVALAS
- a CDS encoding MFS transporter, producing MVLISETQAEQSKNTGEATKASGKWWATLGISIGVFIFALDVYIVNLALPIMVESLHTSFATIQWVVLSYLLAIAIFVLSAAKLGDMWSKKRLYITGLIVFTLSSLLCGLAPNVGFLIAFRALQGLGAAFISGLGTAMIVEVFPAEERGLGLGIRAGVFGLGIMLGPTIGGLLITLGDWPLIFLINVPIGIIACLIVAYLVPSSAVDITKQSFDIIGTLILTITLTCFTLGITSLQSEGFGSSTALILLIVSMLSLAGFLVAEAHLLQPMLDLKIFKSLEFSLGLALRFSGNFVMAGVIFILPFFLKLVKQYPTEEAGLLLAVPPIIIVLTAPIAGILSDRYGSRIISLIGLLLMAIGCLVVSTFDTELSVVSYIIGIVPYGLGVGMFQSPNNSAIMGAAPKESLGIASGLLSLSRILGQTAGVPLVGAVFSFITLTSAKLSSTMDVTNAPIEALVFGTQITFRVVSALLLMSIMLAVCLWSLEKKNWILSSNFNPQKSS